A genomic region of Melanotaenia boesemani isolate fMelBoe1 chromosome 21, fMelBoe1.pri, whole genome shotgun sequence contains the following coding sequences:
- the zdhhc4 gene encoding palmitoyltransferase ZDHHC4 isoform X2 codes for MDFLTLFGIYVGVVLTCIFLVCKYSGQQHSPFNKLLNYVTKVIALFTPQWLQRFSQSTLHRLFHQREMDTTLTSLSVPYILLVVKTFLFYRCIKTDPGTVTKSKFSSQLHVYSYDGRLFHPGVSCPTCQLVKPARSKHCRVCDRCVQRFDHHCVWVNNCIGAQNTHYFLLYLFSVCLMAGDIALLTGDMLLHAVLRSGLLRASYIDDYGQQQPAGPLFVVQHLFLTFPRIVFMLGFLVFVFFLLAGYALFHSYLGIVNQTSNEWYKSRGYFCQHCHPAAIADHLCNPVPDHSKRYYYSRGLLRNLGEIFFPPQAVRKKDN; via the exons ATGGACTTTCTTACTTTGTTTGGAATCTACGTTGGGGTGGTGCTGACCTGTATATTTCTAGTCTGCAAATACTCAGGTCAGCAACACAGCCCCTTTAATAAATTGTTGAACTATGTAACAAAG gTAATCGCATTATTTACACCACAGTGGCTTCAAAGGTTTTCACAGTCGACTTTGCACAGGCTGTTTCATCAAAG GGAGATGGACACTACTTTGACTAGCTTGTCTGTGCCTTACATCCTTCTGGTGGTCAAGACCTTCTTATTTTACCGCTGCATAAAGACAGATCCAG GCACAGTGACAAAGAGCAAATTCTCTAGCCAGCTGCACGTCTATTCATACGACGGGAGACTGTTTCACCCTGGAGTCTCCTGTCCAACCTGCCAGCTTGTCAAACCAGCTCGCTCCAAACACTGCA GGGTCTGCGACAGGTGTGTCCAGCGTTTCGACCACCACTGTGTTTGGGTTAACAACTGCATTGGTGCTCAGAATACACACTACTTCCTGCTTTACCTCTTCAGCGTATGCCTCATGGCAGGTGACATTGCCCTGCTGACAGGAGACATGCTTCTTCATGCTGTGCTGCGCTCTGGGCTCTTAAGAGCCAGTTATATAGATGACTATGGCCAGCAGCAGCCAGCTGGGCCTCTGTTTGTTGTACAG CATCTCTTTCTGACCTTCCCCCGAATTGTCTTCATGCTGGGCTTCCTGGTCTTTGTCTTCTTCCTCCTGGCGGGTTACGCCCTGTTCCATTCTTACCTGGGTATTGTCAACCAGACCTCCAATGAGTGGTACAAAAGTCGAGGTTATTTTTGTCAACACTGCCATCCAGCTGCAATTGCTGATCATCTTTGCAACCCCGTCCCAGACCACTCAAAAAGATACTACTACAGCCGAGGACTTCTCCGAAACCTgggagagattttttttcctccacaggCTGTTCGGAAAAAGGACAACTGA
- the zdhhc4 gene encoding palmitoyltransferase ZDHHC4 isoform X1 produces the protein MDFLTLFGIYVGVVLTCIFLVCKYSGQQHSPFNKLLNYVTKVIALFTPQWLQRFSQSTLHRLFHQRNNMFIYLHILLEGAVYAEFTFEVFGFCREMDTTLTSLSVPYILLVVKTFLFYRCIKTDPGTVTKSKFSSQLHVYSYDGRLFHPGVSCPTCQLVKPARSKHCRVCDRCVQRFDHHCVWVNNCIGAQNTHYFLLYLFSVCLMAGDIALLTGDMLLHAVLRSGLLRASYIDDYGQQQPAGPLFVVQHLFLTFPRIVFMLGFLVFVFFLLAGYALFHSYLGIVNQTSNEWYKSRGYFCQHCHPAAIADHLCNPVPDHSKRYYYSRGLLRNLGEIFFPPQAVRKKDN, from the exons ATGGACTTTCTTACTTTGTTTGGAATCTACGTTGGGGTGGTGCTGACCTGTATATTTCTAGTCTGCAAATACTCAGGTCAGCAACACAGCCCCTTTAATAAATTGTTGAACTATGTAACAAAG gTAATCGCATTATTTACACCACAGTGGCTTCAAAGGTTTTCACAGTCGACTTTGCACAGGCTGTTTCATCAAAG GAACAACATGTTCATCTATCTGCACATACTGCTGGAGGGAGCTGTGTATGCAGAGTTCACCTTTGAAGTGTTTGGTTTCTGCAGGGAGATGGACACTACTTTGACTAGCTTGTCTGTGCCTTACATCCTTCTGGTGGTCAAGACCTTCTTATTTTACCGCTGCATAAAGACAGATCCAG GCACAGTGACAAAGAGCAAATTCTCTAGCCAGCTGCACGTCTATTCATACGACGGGAGACTGTTTCACCCTGGAGTCTCCTGTCCAACCTGCCAGCTTGTCAAACCAGCTCGCTCCAAACACTGCA GGGTCTGCGACAGGTGTGTCCAGCGTTTCGACCACCACTGTGTTTGGGTTAACAACTGCATTGGTGCTCAGAATACACACTACTTCCTGCTTTACCTCTTCAGCGTATGCCTCATGGCAGGTGACATTGCCCTGCTGACAGGAGACATGCTTCTTCATGCTGTGCTGCGCTCTGGGCTCTTAAGAGCCAGTTATATAGATGACTATGGCCAGCAGCAGCCAGCTGGGCCTCTGTTTGTTGTACAG CATCTCTTTCTGACCTTCCCCCGAATTGTCTTCATGCTGGGCTTCCTGGTCTTTGTCTTCTTCCTCCTGGCGGGTTACGCCCTGTTCCATTCTTACCTGGGTATTGTCAACCAGACCTCCAATGAGTGGTACAAAAGTCGAGGTTATTTTTGTCAACACTGCCATCCAGCTGCAATTGCTGATCATCTTTGCAACCCCGTCCCAGACCACTCAAAAAGATACTACTACAGCCGAGGACTTCTCCGAAACCTgggagagattttttttcctccacaggCTGTTCGGAAAAAGGACAACTGA